Proteins encoded in a region of the Candidatus Zixiibacteriota bacterium genome:
- a CDS encoding cob(I)yrinic acid a,c-diamide adenosyltransferase, with product MANIRNNNDRRYIQIYTGNGKGKTTAAIGQAVRAAGCRMSTLIIMFMKNYPYSEMESLKYLSEWITVEQYGDDEFVLRKQPPSKRDRDIAHRALKRAYDAVVRKQYDIVILDEICVAAYFNLIAVDEVVAILDDKPDAVELILTGRYCPKEWIDKADLVSEMLEIKHYYNKDVLARKGFES from the coding sequence ATGGCAAATATTCGTAATAACAACGACCGCCGCTATATTCAGATTTATACTGGCAATGGCAAAGGCAAGACTACTGCGGCTATAGGTCAGGCTGTGCGGGCGGCAGGATGCCGGATGAGCACATTAATAATCATGTTTATGAAAAATTATCCGTATAGCGAAATGGAAAGCTTAAAATATCTTAGCGAATGGATTACTGTTGAACAATACGGTGATGATGAATTTGTTCTTCGCAAACAGCCTCCCTCCAAGCGCGACCGTGATATCGCCCATCGGGCGCTAAAGCGGGCGTATGATGCGGTAGTCCGCAAACAATATGATATTGTTATTTTAGATGAGATTTGTGTGGCCGCCTATTTTAATCTTATTGCCGTCGATGAAGTTGTTGCTATCCTTGATGACAAACCTGACGCGGTCGAATTAATCCTTACCGGACGTTATTGCCCTAAGGAATGGATTGATAAAGCCGATCTGGTTTCGGAGATGCTGGAAATTAAACATTATTATAATAAGGATGTATTGGCGCGGAAAGGGTTTGAATCATAA